One window of Papaver somniferum cultivar HN1 chromosome 9, ASM357369v1, whole genome shotgun sequence genomic DNA carries:
- the LOC113311335 gene encoding MATH domain and coiled-coil domain-containing protein At3g58210-like, with translation METYIAELSSSSKFNWRIENFSKLDAQKGTYSDAISVGTFNWKVLIYPKGIGNVYEHMSIFLIPLDWNKLPYAEISFGITSQTDRKIKVRKELKHNFTEDNIVGWGIPLFIRLSELHDHNKGYIVNDTCTIEVVVTCRMKEDTKDDEDEGDLIEEDTKDDEDEGDASKGDTKDGEEEGYASDENPNLQIVKTKSEKPSTGLIEYPGAGQPFGEEHMGFCEDKQEFEDIGGFHILTTQAPLYRQIWLKYGHIPSIKVMPIFSYPILVMVVKDLMCSIIDMQKCHYVDLSSEMIDRWEDLITMAEKLEFNIGWLRERFEHVKKGKGSNMQIFKAELLEYGQHLRATKSKMRILRNVMRKVEAKLIAWKDDVREKMSGLLSRSDMETYLEIGEDLLLEGVLDGVY, from the exons atggaaacatatattgcagagctttcttcttcttctaagtttAATTGGAGGATTGAAAACTTTTCAAAGCTGGACGCTCAAAAAGGAACATACTCTGATGCTATCTCTGTTGGTACTTTTAATTG GAAAGTACTGATTTATCCAAAGGGTATAGGCaatgtgtatgaacacatgtcGATATTCCTTATCCCTTTGGACTGGAACAAATTGCCATATGCAGAGATCAGCTTTGGAATTACTAGTCAAACCGATCGAAAAATAAAAGTCAGAAAAG AACTGAAACACAATTTCACCGAAGACAATATTGTTGGCTGGGGTATTCCATTATTCATACGTCTTAGTGAACTCCATGACCATAATAAAGGATATATAGTGAATGATACTTGCACCATTGAGGTTGTGGTTACTTGTAGGATGAAGGAGGATacaaaagatgatgaagatgagggtGATTTGATCGAGGAGGATacaaaagatgatgaagatgagggtGATGCGAGCAAGGGGGACACGAAAGATGGTGAAGAAGAGGGTTATGCGAGTGACGAAAACCCAAACCTGCAGATTGTAAAGACAAAAAGTGAGAAACCTAGTACAGGATTAATAGAGTACCCAGGCGCTGGACAACCTTTTGGTGAAGAACACATGGGTTTTTGTGAGGACAAGCAGGAATTTGAAGATATTGGAGGCTTCCATATTTTGACAACGCAGGCCCCGCTATATAGGCAGATATGGTTAAAATACGGTCATATTCCTTCAATCAAAGTGATGCCAATTTTTTCGTATCCAATCCTAGTTATGGTGGTCAAAGACTTGATGTGTTCTATTATTGATATGCAAAAGTGCCACTATGTAGATTTATCATCTGAAATGATTGATAGATGGGAAGATCTGATAACAATGGCTGAGAAACTTGAGTTTAACATTGGATGGTTGCGAGAAAGATTTGAACATGTGAAAAAAGGTAAGGGTAGTAACATGCAGATTTTTAAGGCGGAACTCCTGGAGTATGGTCAGCATTTACGCGCAACAAAATCAAAGATGAGGATTCTCAGGAATGTGATGAGAAAGGTAGAGGCTAAGCTGATTGCTTGGAAGGATGACGTGCGAGAGAAAATGTCTGGACTACTCTCCCGATCAGATATGGAAACCTATCTCGAAATAGGTGAAGATTTGTTGCTTGAAGGAGTGCTTGACGGAGTGTATTAG